In the genome of Dickeya fangzhongdai, one region contains:
- the xerD gene encoding site-specific tyrosine recombinase XerD, producing MQKQDQTLIEQFLDALWLERNLAENTLSSYRNDLRSLADWLAHHDSSLLQAQPSDLQDFLAERLEGGYKATSSARLLSAMRRLFQYLYREKQRTDDPSAPLSSPKLPQRLPKDLTEAQVEALLAAPVTDQPLELRDKAMLELLYATGLRVSELVGLTISDVSLRQGVVRVIGKGNKERLVPLGEEAVYWLEQYLEYSRPWLLNGQTLDVLFPSNRAQQMTRQTFWHRIKHYATLASIDSNKLSPHVLRHAFATHLLNHGADLRVVQMLLGHSDLSTTQIYTHVATERLRQLHQQHHPRA from the coding sequence ATGCAGAAACAGGATCAGACGTTAATCGAGCAGTTTCTGGATGCCCTGTGGCTGGAGCGCAATCTGGCGGAAAATACGCTGTCGTCCTATCGCAACGACCTGCGTTCGCTGGCGGACTGGCTGGCTCATCACGACAGTAGCCTGTTGCAGGCGCAGCCGTCGGATTTGCAGGACTTTCTGGCTGAACGCCTGGAAGGCGGCTACAAGGCCACCAGTTCAGCTCGTTTGCTGAGCGCGATGCGGCGCTTGTTTCAGTACCTGTACCGGGAAAAGCAGCGAACCGACGACCCGAGCGCGCCGCTGTCGTCGCCGAAACTGCCGCAGCGGCTGCCGAAGGATCTGACGGAAGCGCAGGTGGAAGCACTGCTGGCGGCGCCGGTTACCGATCAGCCGCTTGAACTGCGCGACAAAGCGATGCTGGAACTGCTGTACGCCACCGGCCTGCGCGTATCGGAACTGGTGGGGCTGACCATCAGCGATGTCAGCCTGCGGCAGGGCGTGGTGCGCGTGATAGGTAAGGGCAACAAGGAGCGGCTGGTGCCGCTGGGAGAAGAGGCGGTGTACTGGCTGGAGCAGTATCTGGAGTACAGCCGCCCCTGGCTGCTGAACGGCCAGACGCTGGATGTATTGTTCCCAAGCAACCGCGCCCAGCAGATGACGCGCCAGACGTTCTGGCACCGCATCAAGCACTATGCGACACTGGCGTCTATTGACAGCAATAAACTTTCTCCGCATGTTTTGCGTCATGCCTTTGCAACCCACCTGCTGAATCACGGTGCGGATTTGCGAGTGGTGCAGATGTTATTGGGCCACAGCGATCTGTCCACTACGCAGATTTATACCCACGTTGCGACGGAGCGGCTGCGACAGCTGCATCAACAGCACCATCCCCGGGCATGA
- a CDS encoding MFS transporter, giving the protein MQASISSTIDNQTPDAPVNSRNKVVVASLIGTAIEFFDFYIYATAAVLIFPHIFFPQGDATAATLQSLATFAIAFVARPIGSALFGHFGDRVGRKVTLVASLLTMGISTVLIGLLPSYETIGVLAPLLLALARFGQGLGLGGEWGGAALLATENAPANKRALYGSFPQLGAPIGFFFANGTFLLLSWVLTNEQFMSWGWRVPFIASAVLVIIGLYVRVSLHESPVFAKVAKEGKQVRVPLGTLLSKHVKATVLGTFIMLATYTLFYIMTVYSMTYGTTPAPVGLGIPRNNFLWMLMMAVIGFGLTIPVAGYLADAFGRRKTMITVTCIMLVFAMAFPSLLGSGNQTLIMAFLVCGLSLMGLTFGPMGALLPELFPTEVRYTGASFSYNVSSILGASVAPYIAAWLTSHYGLFYVGVYLAAMASLTLIALLLTKETRHQSLG; this is encoded by the coding sequence ATGCAAGCCTCCATCTCATCCACTATTGATAATCAAACACCAGATGCGCCGGTAAACTCGCGCAATAAAGTGGTGGTCGCCTCGCTGATCGGCACCGCCATCGAATTCTTCGATTTTTACATTTATGCTACCGCTGCCGTGCTGATCTTTCCGCACATTTTCTTCCCGCAGGGTGATGCTACCGCCGCTACGCTGCAATCGCTGGCGACCTTCGCCATCGCGTTTGTGGCGCGCCCGATCGGCTCCGCGCTATTCGGCCACTTCGGCGACCGTGTCGGCCGCAAAGTGACGCTGGTCGCGTCGCTGCTGACCATGGGTATTTCCACCGTCTTGATCGGCCTGCTGCCGAGCTATGAAACCATCGGCGTACTGGCTCCGCTGCTGTTGGCGCTGGCCCGCTTCGGCCAGGGGCTTGGCCTCGGCGGCGAATGGGGCGGCGCGGCGCTGCTGGCGACCGAAAACGCCCCGGCCAACAAACGCGCGCTGTACGGCTCCTTCCCGCAGTTGGGCGCGCCGATCGGCTTCTTCTTCGCCAACGGCACCTTCCTGCTGCTGTCCTGGGTGCTGACCAACGAGCAATTCATGAGCTGGGGATGGCGTGTGCCGTTCATCGCCTCCGCCGTGCTGGTGATCATCGGTCTGTACGTGCGCGTATCGCTGCACGAATCGCCGGTATTCGCCAAAGTCGCCAAAGAAGGGAAACAGGTGCGCGTGCCGCTGGGCACCCTGCTGAGCAAACACGTGAAAGCCACCGTTCTCGGCACCTTCATCATGCTGGCGACCTATACCCTGTTTTACATCATGACCGTCTACTCCATGACTTACGGCACCACCCCGGCGCCGGTCGGGCTTGGTATTCCACGCAACAACTTCCTGTGGATGCTGATGATGGCGGTGATTGGTTTCGGTCTGACGATTCCGGTGGCGGGCTATCTGGCTGACGCCTTCGGTCGTCGCAAGACCATGATCACCGTGACCTGCATCATGCTGGTGTTCGCGATGGCGTTCCCGTCTTTGCTGGGCTCCGGCAACCAGACGCTGATTATGGCGTTTCTGGTATGCGGCCTGAGCCTGATGGGGCTGACCTTCGGCCCGATGGGCGCGCTGCTGCCGGAACTGTTCCCGACCGAAGTGCGTTATACCGGCGCGTCGTTCTCCTATAACGTCTCTTCTATTTTGGGCGCGTCCGTGGCGCCGTACATCGCCGCCTGGCTGACCAGCCACTACGGGCTGTTCTACGTGGGCGTTTACCTCGCCGCGATGGCATCACTGACGCTGATTGCCTTGCTGCTGACGAAAGAAACCCGCCACCAGTCTCTCGGTTAA
- the recJ gene encoding single-stranded-DNA-specific exonuclease RecJ has protein sequence MNVVTQLRRRPTTETELPDSLPVLLRRLYAQRGVRQMQELERSLRGLLDYRLLGGIEQAVEVLRQALADNRRIVIVGDFDADGATSTALTVLALRSMGGREIQYLVPNRFEDGYGLSPEVVAQAAAKGAELIVTVDNGISSHAGVDDAHRRGIAVVVTDHHLPGETLPAAEAMINPNLSDCAFPSKALAGVGVAFYLMMALFVRLRDAGWFAERGLAVPNLTELLDLVALGTVADVVPLDANNRILVSQGLSRIRAGKCRPGIRALLEVSNRDAVQLVASDLGFALGPRLNAAGRLDDMSVGVELLLCNDIVQARMLASDLDALNQSRREIEAGMQVEALHLCEQLERSRDTLPLGLAMYHPEWHQGVVGILASRIKERFHRPVIAFAPAGDGILKGSGRSIAGLHLRDALERLDTCHPGLMLKFGGHAMAAGLSLVEDRFDEFRQRFADLVGEWLDASQLEGVVWSDGELAIPELTLGTAEMLREAGPWGQAFPEPTFDGRFRLLQQRLVGERHLKVMVEPLGGGPLLDGIAFNVDTLLWPDSSVREVELAYKLDVNEFRGKRSVQLLIEHLWPL, from the coding sequence GTGAATGTTGTTACCCAACTCCGTCGTCGCCCGACGACGGAGACAGAGTTACCCGACTCCCTCCCCGTTTTGCTGCGTCGTTTATACGCCCAGCGCGGCGTACGACAGATGCAGGAGCTTGAGCGCAGTCTGCGCGGTCTGCTGGATTACCGTCTGCTTGGCGGCATTGAGCAGGCGGTAGAGGTGTTACGTCAGGCGCTGGCGGACAACCGTCGCATCGTGATCGTCGGCGATTTCGACGCCGACGGCGCCACCAGCACCGCGCTTACGGTGCTGGCGCTGCGCAGCATGGGCGGCCGCGAGATTCAGTATCTGGTGCCCAACCGGTTTGAGGACGGCTACGGGCTCAGCCCGGAAGTGGTGGCGCAGGCCGCCGCCAAAGGCGCGGAGCTGATCGTGACCGTCGATAACGGCATTTCGTCGCACGCCGGGGTGGACGATGCGCACCGGCGCGGCATCGCGGTGGTGGTGACCGACCACCATCTGCCGGGGGAAACCCTGCCGGCGGCCGAGGCGATGATCAACCCCAACCTGTCGGATTGCGCGTTTCCGTCGAAAGCGCTGGCGGGCGTCGGGGTGGCGTTCTATTTAATGATGGCGCTGTTCGTGCGCCTGCGCGACGCCGGCTGGTTTGCCGAACGCGGTCTCGCCGTCCCCAATTTGACGGAACTGTTGGATCTGGTGGCGCTGGGCACGGTGGCGGATGTGGTGCCGCTGGATGCCAACAACCGTATTCTGGTTTCGCAGGGATTAAGCCGGATTCGCGCCGGCAAATGCCGACCGGGGATTCGCGCCCTGCTGGAAGTGTCCAACCGCGACGCCGTTCAACTGGTGGCGAGCGATTTGGGCTTTGCGCTGGGGCCGCGTCTTAATGCCGCGGGACGGCTGGACGACATGTCCGTCGGCGTAGAACTGTTGTTATGCAACGACATCGTGCAAGCGCGGATGCTGGCCAGCGATCTGGATGCGCTGAACCAAAGTCGCCGTGAAATCGAAGCCGGCATGCAGGTGGAAGCGCTGCATTTGTGCGAACAACTGGAGCGCAGCCGCGACACGCTGCCGCTGGGGCTGGCGATGTACCACCCGGAGTGGCATCAGGGCGTGGTGGGGATTCTGGCGTCGCGCATCAAGGAGCGTTTTCACCGCCCGGTGATCGCGTTTGCGCCTGCGGGCGACGGTATTCTGAAAGGTTCCGGGCGGTCTATCGCCGGGCTGCATCTGCGCGACGCGCTGGAGCGCCTTGATACCTGTCACCCCGGTCTGATGTTGAAGTTCGGCGGCCACGCGATGGCGGCGGGATTGTCGCTGGTGGAAGACCGTTTTGACGAGTTTCGCCAGCGTTTTGCCGATCTGGTGGGCGAGTGGCTGGATGCGTCGCAACTGGAAGGCGTCGTCTGGTCCGACGGCGAACTGGCGATCCCTGAACTGACGCTCGGCACCGCTGAAATGCTGCGTGAAGCGGGGCCGTGGGGGCAGGCGTTTCCGGAGCCGACCTTCGACGGGCGTTTTCGGCTGTTGCAGCAACGACTGGTCGGCGAGCGCCACCTCAAGGTGATGGTGGAACCGCTGGGCGGCGGCCCGCTGCTGGACGGCATCGCTTTCAACGTCGACACCTTGTTGTGGCCTGACAGCAGCGTGCGCGAAGTTGAACTGGCTTACAAACTGGACGTCAACGAATTCCGCGGCAAACGCTCGGTACAACTGCTGATCGAACACCTGTGGCCGCTGTAG
- the prfB gene encoding peptide chain release factor 2 (programmed frameshift): protein MFEINPVKNRIQDLSERTAVLRGYLDYDAKKERLEEVNAELEQPDVWNEPERAQALGKERSSLEMIVDTIDQMVQGLDDVSGLLELAVEEDDEDTFNETAAELDQLENKLGQLEFRRMFSGEYDSADCYLDLQAGSGGTEAQDWASMLLRMYLRWAESKGFKTEIIEESEGEVAGIKSATIKIMGDYAFGWLRTETGVHRLVRKSPFDSGGRRHTSFSSAFVYPEVDDDIDIEINPADLRIDVYRASGAGGQHVNRTESAVRITHIPTNIVTQCQNDRSQHKNKDQAMKQLKAKLYEFEMQKKNAEKQAMEDNKSDIGWGSQIRSYVLDDSRIKDLRTGVETRNTQSVLDGDLDKFIEASLKAGL from the exons ATGTTTGAAATCAATCCGGTAAAAAACCGCATTCAGGACCTGTCTGAACGGACAGCTGTTCTGAGGGGGTATCTT GACTATGACGCCAAGAAAGAGCGTCTGGAAGAGGTAAACGCCGAGCTGGAACAGCCCGACGTATGGAACGAGCCTGAACGCGCGCAGGCGCTGGGGAAAGAGCGTTCCTCCCTGGAAATGATTGTCGACACCATTGATCAGATGGTTCAGGGGCTGGACGATGTCTCCGGTCTGCTGGAACTGGCGGTGGAAGAAGACGATGAAGACACCTTCAACGAAACCGCTGCCGAGCTGGATCAGCTGGAAAACAAGCTGGGTCAGCTGGAATTCCGCCGTATGTTCTCCGGCGAGTACGACAGCGCGGACTGCTACCTTGACCTGCAGGCCGGTTCCGGCGGCACCGAGGCGCAGGACTGGGCCAGCATGCTGCTGCGCATGTATCTGCGCTGGGCGGAAAGCAAAGGCTTCAAGACTGAAATCATTGAAGAGTCCGAAGGCGAAGTGGCCGGCATCAAATCCGCCACCATCAAGATCATGGGCGACTATGCGTTTGGCTGGCTGCGTACCGAAACCGGCGTACACCGCCTGGTGCGTAAGAGTCCGTTCGATTCCGGCGGCCGTCGTCACACCTCGTTCAGTTCCGCTTTCGTGTATCCGGAAGTGGACGACGACATTGATATCGAGATCAATCCCGCGGACCTGCGTATCGACGTATACCGCGCGTCCGGCGCCGGCGGCCAGCACGTTAACCGTACTGAATCCGCGGTGCGTATCACCCACATTCCCACCAATATCGTTACCCAGTGCCAGAACGATCGATCCCAGCACAAGAACAAAGATCAGGCCATGAAGCAGCTGAAAGCCAAGCTGTATGAGTTTGAAATGCAGAAGAAGAACGCGGAGAAACAGGCGATGGAAGACAACAAGTCCGACATCGGCTGGGGCAGCCAGATTCGTTCTTATGTGCTGGATGACTCCCGCATTAAAGACCTGCGCACCGGGGTGGAAACACGTAATACCCAGTCGGTGCTGGACGGTGATCTGGACAAGTTTATCGAAGCAAGTTTAAAAGCGGGGTTATAA
- the dsbC gene encoding bifunctional protein-disulfide isomerase/oxidoreductase DsbC, producing MKKRVVLFSLLTLALSGAARADDAAIKQTINRLGLQSAEVKDSPISGMKTLLTENGVLYITEDGKHLLQGPLYDVSGKNPVNVTNHILNERLDALKDQMIVYKAPQEKHVITVFTDITCGYCHKLHEQMKDYNALGITVRYLAYPRQGMNSQAAKDMQSIWCVADRNKAFDAAMKGDDVSPATCKTDIGAHYQLGVLFGVQGTPAIVLEDGTVVPGYQPPKEMMAMLDAHKASLKSGG from the coding sequence ATGAAAAAACGTGTAGTACTCTTTTCATTGCTGACTCTGGCCCTGAGCGGCGCGGCGCGCGCGGATGATGCCGCAATCAAGCAGACCATAAACCGTCTGGGCTTGCAGAGCGCGGAAGTGAAGGATTCCCCTATCAGCGGGATGAAAACCCTGCTGACCGAGAATGGCGTGCTCTACATCACCGAAGACGGCAAGCACCTGCTGCAGGGGCCGCTGTATGACGTCAGCGGCAAGAACCCGGTGAATGTCACCAACCATATTCTGAACGAGCGTCTGGATGCGTTAAAAGACCAGATGATCGTCTATAAAGCGCCGCAGGAAAAACATGTCATTACCGTGTTTACCGACATCACCTGCGGTTACTGCCACAAACTGCACGAGCAGATGAAAGACTACAACGCGCTCGGCATTACCGTGCGTTATCTGGCGTATCCCCGTCAGGGCATGAACTCTCAGGCGGCGAAAGACATGCAGTCGATTTGGTGCGTGGCGGATCGCAACAAGGCGTTTGACGCCGCCATGAAAGGCGATGACGTGTCGCCCGCCACCTGTAAAACCGACATCGGCGCCCATTATCAACTGGGCGTGCTGTTTGGCGTGCAGGGTACGCCGGCGATCGTGCTGGAAGACGGCACGGTGGTGCCGGGGTATCAGCCGCCAAAAGAGATGATGGCGATGCTGGATGCGCACAAAGCCTCGCTGAAATCAGGCGGTTAA